A genomic window from Nocardioides sp. BP30 includes:
- a CDS encoding oligosaccharide flippase family protein produces the protein MSPKVNTLSTNAAKVAAGGVVLVARQILVAFSSAGVGIVLARKLSTAEFGMYAVVTLIMTSSYLLVEAGFSAAAVQHREVPTRRRLAVVYGAQLSVAVVLAGLLVGLNPSICAPFHDVRDARACIYLCAIGVVFVPFSTIGVIQLERALRLAESGALLAVRPIVFNVVAAIAALSGLRVVGLGVAFLASSVSAVPYVLWRVGMPPLPSFAFREIRDLWRFAWFNAMASLVNALKDAANPLVIGLVVGATAVGRVNWAQQVAVLGTYLVMVFSRLLLPAFARMQSDRVRMGQAAEQVLFWLNAVTALVVCGTLASISSITTLIYGDRWTAAIPLVCLLSVANVLTPASIVCSGLLNATGSAAVVFKAALGWLAATWVGVLVLVPMLGENSYGYANIAAQGVTVWLIVKTRSEVAFRPVRSIAEPWIASGICFCLASVLVGRFFDNASWARLVAVSVSGAAGFAVLIVVLSRKRINWFLLQLRGG, from the coding sequence ATGAGCCCGAAGGTCAACACATTGAGCACCAACGCGGCTAAAGTGGCGGCGGGCGGCGTTGTGCTCGTTGCCCGGCAGATACTGGTGGCATTCTCGTCCGCTGGCGTCGGGATCGTCCTTGCGCGAAAGCTGTCGACAGCCGAATTCGGAATGTATGCGGTCGTCACCCTCATCATGACGTCGTCGTACCTTCTCGTGGAAGCGGGGTTCTCGGCGGCGGCAGTCCAACACAGGGAAGTGCCGACCAGGCGCCGTCTAGCGGTCGTATACGGAGCACAACTGTCGGTCGCCGTTGTCCTGGCTGGGCTCCTTGTCGGCCTCAACCCCAGTATCTGCGCGCCGTTTCATGACGTGCGCGATGCGCGTGCTTGTATCTATCTCTGCGCTATCGGTGTCGTCTTCGTTCCGTTTTCGACGATCGGCGTCATCCAACTCGAGCGCGCGCTGCGCCTCGCAGAGTCCGGTGCACTATTGGCGGTCCGCCCTATCGTCTTCAATGTGGTTGCAGCGATCGCTGCCCTTTCCGGACTCCGTGTGGTCGGTCTGGGCGTCGCCTTTTTGGCATCTTCAGTGAGTGCCGTTCCCTATGTCTTGTGGCGCGTCGGCATGCCTCCTTTGCCAAGCTTCGCCTTCCGAGAGATCCGCGATCTATGGAGATTCGCTTGGTTCAACGCCATGGCGAGTTTAGTCAACGCTCTTAAAGACGCAGCAAACCCTCTGGTCATCGGCCTTGTTGTTGGCGCTACTGCCGTCGGCCGTGTGAATTGGGCCCAACAGGTTGCCGTCTTGGGGACCTACCTTGTGATGGTGTTCTCGCGACTCCTTCTTCCGGCTTTCGCGCGGATGCAAAGTGATCGGGTACGAATGGGGCAGGCGGCTGAGCAAGTTTTGTTCTGGCTCAACGCCGTTACGGCTTTGGTCGTCTGCGGGACCCTCGCTTCGATCTCATCAATTACTACGCTGATCTACGGCGATAGGTGGACAGCGGCGATTCCGCTTGTTTGTCTGTTGTCAGTCGCGAACGTCCTGACGCCGGCTTCGATCGTTTGCTCGGGTCTTCTCAATGCAACCGGAAGCGCCGCCGTTGTCTTCAAGGCGGCCTTAGGATGGCTCGCGGCCACGTGGGTGGGAGTTCTTGTCCTGGTTCCGATGCTGGGCGAAAACTCGTACGGGTATGCGAATATCGCGGCCCAAGGAGTCACGGTCTGGTTAATTGTCAAGACACGTTCTGAGGTGGCCTTCAGGCCCGTTAGATCTATTGCGGAGCCTTGGATCGCATCGGGAATTTGCTTCTGTCTTGCTTCGGTGCTGGTCGGTCGTTTTTTTGACAACGCGTCATGGGCACGCCTAGTGGCAGTGAGCGTTTCGGGCGCCGCGGGGTTCGCAGTTCTGATTGTGGTGCTGTCTCGAAAGCGTATAAATTGGTTCCTCCTTCAATTGCGGGGTGGCTGA
- a CDS encoding glycosyltransferase family 2 protein, translating to MNIAPCDAIVLNWRDAESTLACAEALAAEAECRFIWLVDNETDGSLKRRVEASEALRGGRVRVIAEPRNLGFSSGINIGMKTSIESGAKRLLIINNDALIRRGALRRLLHVMGSDPRAGLVGPRIVNSANEVTSNGGRFVPWRLAVEESNPTRPDFLTWAAVLLRAETILDIGLLDERFFMYWEDVDYGLRANAAGWRLIVADEAVVEHKGGASHRQAGSRVVEYSAYGAVILAKIHRGALIKLGAMIRISKRLLGYAVTADWERLRAVYRGARTALTSDVRGAAIYPRDSG from the coding sequence GTGAACATAGCCCCCTGTGACGCAATCGTGTTGAATTGGCGCGACGCCGAGTCGACCCTTGCTTGCGCAGAAGCGTTGGCCGCAGAGGCAGAATGCCGCTTCATCTGGTTGGTGGACAATGAGACGGACGGCTCGCTCAAGCGCCGCGTCGAGGCGAGCGAAGCTCTTCGCGGCGGTCGAGTTCGTGTCATCGCTGAACCGCGAAACTTGGGTTTCAGCTCGGGTATAAACATCGGGATGAAGACATCGATCGAAAGTGGCGCGAAGAGATTATTGATCATCAACAATGACGCCTTGATCCGCCGGGGGGCCTTGCGCCGTTTGCTTCACGTGATGGGTTCGGATCCAAGGGCCGGTCTCGTTGGTCCACGGATCGTAAACTCTGCTAATGAAGTCACCTCGAACGGGGGACGCTTCGTTCCGTGGCGCTTGGCCGTCGAGGAGTCGAATCCGACCCGCCCTGACTTCCTCACCTGGGCAGCTGTACTGCTACGAGCAGAAACGATCTTGGACATCGGATTGCTGGATGAGCGATTCTTCATGTACTGGGAGGACGTGGACTACGGCCTTCGAGCAAATGCCGCGGGATGGCGTCTCATTGTTGCTGACGAGGCGGTGGTTGAGCACAAAGGGGGCGCCTCCCACCGCCAGGCCGGGAGCCGAGTGGTGGAATATTCGGCTTACGGCGCCGTCATCCTCGCCAAGATACACAGGGGAGCGCTGATAAAACTCGGCGCCATGATCCGGATCTCAAAACGACTGCTTGGATACGCCGTCACCGCAGATTGGGAGCGCCTGCGCGCCGTCTATCGCGGTGCTCGTACGGCATTGACATCCGATGTTAGGGGCGCCGCGATCTATCCCAGGGACTCTGGATGA
- a CDS encoding glycosyltransferase produces the protein MLISHEWIESTGGSENVFRGLLELFPGADAACLWNNMPHTFDRPVSESWLARTPMRGRKAASLPLVPSAWRRMDVTRYDTVLASSHAFGHQLATHAVRRGKRGLAYVHTPARYLWAPEVEPRGDRASLRLAAAPLKALDRRLVDPRVRYAANSRYVRDRIRRSWGVDAEVIYPPVDIERIVSVERWGDVVSAEEAQHLSALPEKAFLLGASRLVSYKRLDRVIDLGNRLDMPVAIAGAGPGEAELRAHADSARVPVTFLGRVTDEMLYALYQRAALFVFLAVEDFGIMPVEAMAAGTPVLVNADGGASESMRAVGGGIPVHGSLSTPELAVAAAKAMSIEMAAVPKACRQFSRQAFGARVEHWVTRS, from the coding sequence ATGTTGATCTCGCACGAGTGGATCGAGTCGACCGGAGGCTCAGAGAACGTCTTTCGGGGGCTTCTCGAGCTCTTCCCTGGGGCTGACGCGGCATGCTTGTGGAACAACATGCCGCATACGTTCGATCGGCCTGTCTCCGAATCGTGGCTGGCGCGGACACCGATGCGGGGCAGGAAGGCTGCTTCTCTGCCCCTCGTGCCGAGCGCCTGGCGCCGCATGGACGTCACGCGCTACGACACGGTCCTCGCCTCGTCGCATGCCTTCGGCCATCAGCTTGCGACGCACGCTGTGAGGCGCGGGAAGAGGGGACTGGCCTATGTGCATACGCCGGCTCGTTACCTCTGGGCTCCCGAGGTGGAGCCACGAGGGGACCGGGCGTCGTTGCGGCTCGCGGCGGCACCGCTGAAAGCTCTCGATCGACGACTCGTGGATCCCCGCGTCCGTTATGCCGCCAACAGCCGCTACGTCCGTGATCGGATCCGACGTTCGTGGGGCGTCGATGCCGAGGTCATCTATCCGCCCGTCGACATCGAGCGAATCGTCTCGGTCGAGAGGTGGGGCGACGTGGTGAGTGCTGAAGAGGCGCAGCACCTGTCCGCGCTGCCGGAGAAGGCGTTCCTCCTCGGTGCGTCGCGACTGGTGTCGTACAAGCGTCTTGACCGCGTCATCGATCTTGGGAATCGGCTTGATATGCCCGTGGCGATCGCCGGCGCCGGCCCGGGCGAAGCTGAGCTTCGTGCGCACGCGGACTCAGCTCGCGTGCCGGTCACGTTCCTCGGCCGCGTTACGGACGAGATGCTGTATGCGTTGTACCAGCGTGCTGCCCTCTTCGTCTTCCTCGCCGTTGAAGACTTCGGCATCATGCCGGTCGAGGCCATGGCGGCCGGCACGCCTGTGCTGGTCAACGCTGACGGAGGAGCATCCGAGAGCATGCGCGCTGTAGGTGGCGGTATCCCTGTTCACGGATCGCTCTCAACGCCAGAACTCGCAGTGGCAGCGGCGAAGGCCATGAGCATTGAGATGGCGGCCGTCCCGAAGGCATGCCGTCAGTTCTCACGGCAAGCCTTCGGCGCCCGCGTCGAGCACTGGGTGACGCGATCATGA
- a CDS encoding polysaccharide biosynthesis tyrosine autokinase produces the protein MEIADYLRILRRRWISIVACVVVLGALALAYTLAQTKMYASNTTLFISTGATNDSSVQFQSGQYTQDRVQSYVQLVSSRDLASKVIQASGLDMTPTELAGQVSATTAANTVNLTITATDADPHVAQKIAQAYAEQMVDMVRQLETPPGASQPTIKATVIDNASYSDAAVSPSLPRNVGLGIVLGLLIGVGQAVLRETLDTRITSTDDLAQIIDKPLLGAIGFDPSAKDKPLLTDIELHSPRAEAFRVLRTNLQFVDVDREQKVYVVSSSVPSEGKTTTAVNLAISLAQAGVRTVLIEGDLRRPRAALRLGLDGAVGVTNVLVGKVKLEDAIQIHDDSKLAFLASGPIPPNPAELLQSKAMADLLGTLRDQYDVVLIDAPPLLPVTDAALIASHADGALVVVRHGKATRDQVKLSGERLAQVDARLVGVVMNMAPTKGRSYGYGYGYGYGYAPDNSASPSA, from the coding sequence GTGGAGATCGCTGACTACCTACGGATCCTGCGGCGACGCTGGATCTCGATCGTGGCGTGCGTCGTCGTGCTCGGCGCGCTGGCGCTGGCGTACACGCTCGCGCAGACCAAGATGTACGCCTCGAACACGACGTTGTTCATCAGCACCGGTGCGACCAACGACTCCAGCGTGCAGTTCCAGAGCGGGCAGTACACCCAGGATCGGGTGCAGTCCTACGTGCAGCTGGTGAGCAGCCGGGATCTGGCGAGCAAGGTCATCCAGGCCAGCGGCCTGGACATGACGCCGACCGAGCTCGCCGGCCAGGTCTCCGCCACCACGGCCGCTAACACGGTCAATCTGACCATCACCGCCACCGACGCGGATCCGCACGTGGCCCAGAAGATCGCCCAGGCGTACGCCGAGCAGATGGTCGACATGGTGCGTCAGCTGGAGACTCCGCCTGGAGCCTCTCAGCCCACCATCAAGGCGACAGTGATCGACAACGCGTCGTACTCCGATGCAGCGGTCTCTCCGAGCCTGCCCCGCAACGTCGGCCTGGGCATCGTGCTCGGGCTGCTGATCGGTGTCGGCCAGGCTGTGCTGCGTGAGACCCTGGACACCCGGATCACCTCGACCGACGACCTGGCGCAGATCATCGACAAGCCCCTGCTGGGCGCGATCGGCTTCGACCCGAGCGCGAAGGACAAGCCGCTCCTCACCGACATCGAGTTGCACTCGCCGCGCGCGGAGGCCTTCCGGGTGCTGCGGACGAATCTCCAGTTCGTCGACGTCGACCGGGAGCAGAAGGTGTACGTCGTCTCCTCCTCGGTGCCGAGCGAGGGGAAGACGACGACGGCCGTCAACCTCGCGATCAGCCTCGCCCAGGCCGGTGTCCGCACCGTCCTGATCGAGGGCGACCTCCGGCGTCCACGAGCGGCCCTCCGGCTCGGGCTGGACGGAGCGGTCGGCGTCACCAACGTCCTGGTGGGCAAGGTGAAGCTCGAGGACGCGATCCAGATCCACGATGACTCGAAGCTCGCCTTCCTCGCTTCCGGCCCCATCCCGCCGAACCCCGCCGAGCTGCTGCAGTCCAAGGCGATGGCCGACCTGCTCGGCACGCTGCGAGATCAGTACGACGTCGTCCTCATCGACGCCCCGCCGCTCCTCCCGGTCACCGACGCGGCTCTCATCGCCAGCCACGCCGACGGCGCTCTCGTCGTCGTCCGGCACGGCAAGGCGACGCGGGACCAGGTCAAGCTCTCGGGCGAGCGACTGGCGCAGGTCGACGCGCGACTGGTCGGCGTCGTCATGAACATGGCACCGACGAAGGGGCGTAGCTACGGCTACGGCTACGGCTATGGGTACGGCTACGCGCCGGACAACTCCGCTAGCCCGTCTGCTTGA
- a CDS encoding glycosyltransferase family 4 protein: MTLFIDQRYTGNHGIARYAREVLSRFDMPFHRLPVAGSPTSPLAYVARGWRVPRRDDVIYSPGFGTGRSRARQLLTIHDLIHLTHPQPGLAGRAHERYYERLVKPAVARAGHVLTVSQTSATAIREWLSNDQVVVHTTGNACSEHFIPDGPRQKLDRPYVLYVGNTKPHKNFGVVVRALTFLAGYELVVVTTDVEPARRAAAQAGVIDRCHMITAIDDERLASYYRGARSLLMPSIVEGFGLPALEAIHCGTPVVYYQGCRAVAEIVAECGIAVSDQDDAEAFAHAATTLSGLAAPVRENDVSRPSWDSVAERVSTAVRAMESGR; this comes from the coding sequence ATGACGCTCTTCATCGATCAGCGCTATACCGGCAACCACGGCATCGCTCGCTACGCCCGCGAGGTACTCTCCCGCTTCGACATGCCATTCCATCGCCTGCCCGTCGCTGGCAGTCCGACATCTCCGCTCGCGTACGTCGCCCGCGGGTGGCGCGTCCCTCGACGAGACGACGTCATCTACAGCCCAGGCTTCGGGACCGGGCGGTCGCGAGCTCGCCAGTTGCTGACGATCCATGACCTGATCCACTTGACCCACCCGCAACCTGGGTTGGCAGGAAGAGCGCACGAGCGATATTACGAGAGGCTCGTGAAGCCGGCCGTTGCGCGAGCAGGACACGTCCTGACTGTCTCGCAGACGTCAGCGACGGCGATTCGCGAGTGGCTCTCAAACGACCAAGTCGTCGTCCATACGACGGGAAACGCGTGCTCAGAGCACTTCATTCCAGATGGGCCGAGACAAAAGCTAGATCGACCCTACGTACTTTATGTGGGGAACACGAAGCCACACAAGAACTTCGGAGTCGTCGTAAGAGCGCTAACCTTCCTGGCGGGCTATGAACTGGTCGTCGTCACCACAGATGTCGAACCCGCGCGTCGCGCTGCCGCGCAAGCTGGGGTCATTGATCGATGTCACATGATCACAGCGATCGACGACGAGCGCCTCGCCTCCTATTATCGAGGAGCCCGCTCGCTCCTGATGCCATCCATCGTCGAAGGCTTCGGACTGCCAGCTTTGGAGGCGATTCATTGCGGCACACCGGTGGTCTACTACCAGGGATGCCGAGCAGTAGCCGAGATCGTCGCTGAATGCGGAATCGCTGTATCTGACCAAGATGACGCCGAGGCATTCGCACACGCCGCGACAACCTTATCGGGTCTCGCTGCCCCGGTCCGCGAGAACGATGTTTCGAGACCGTCCTGGGACTCGGTAGCAGAGCGTGTTTCTACGGCGGTGCGCGCTATGGAGTCGGGACGATGA